AGATGCCGACGAATTTCTCCCACCCGGTCTTGTTGCGCAGATCGTCGAAATCGCGCGAAAAACCGGCGGTCACATCGTCCAGCCCCATGATGAGTTCGGCGATATTGGCGTTCATCGCCTCGGTATGGGCGTGAACATCGGCCAGCGTGGCATTGGCAACATCCAGCGGCAATTCCGCCACATCCGCCCGCGCGGTCGCCCGGTCCAGCGCAGAGGTCATCTCGGATATCTTGTCCTGCGCCAGATGCACCTGTTTCTGGCTGTCGGTAATCTGTTGTTCCAGCGATGCCATTGGCCGCCTCCCGATGAATACCGGTCAAATGTGCGGCGCATGAACGACTGGCGCAAGGGGCGCGCGTCGATTGCAACAGGTTTGCGCAGGGAAACGCCCGGCCCCCCATCCCCTAGAACGGCACGTCACCCGCATCCGCCGGCTGGACATAACCCGCCTTGATGGTCTTGAAGCCTGTTTCGAACTGCACGGTCAGCGTATCCTCGGCGATGCCCATGACCTGACCTTCGCCGAATTTCGCATGAACCACGCGGTCTCCGACGCTGAACCCGATGGCGTCGATGGTGACCGGCGCGCGATGCACCGGCCCCTTACGCTCGGCCGCGCGCGCCTGCATCCGCTTCCAGCCGGGCGAGTTATAGACATCCGCCCGCGCCGCGCGTTCATACATCGCATCGCCCGGATTGGCCCCGGCAAAGGCCATCGCCGCGCCATAGCCGCCGCCGTAAAGGCCCGGCGGCGTCAGCACCTCGACATGTTCGGACGGCAATTCGTCGATGAAACGCGAGGGCATCGAGCTTTGCCATTGCCCGTAAAGCCGCCGGTTGCCGGCAAAGCTGATCGTCGCCAGACGTTCCGCACGGGTGATGCCGACATAGGCCAGACGGCGTTCCTCCTCGACGCCCTTCAGGCCCTGATCGTCCATGGCGCGCTGGTTGGGGAACAGCCCGTCCTCCCACCCCGGCAGAAAGACGACCGGAAATTCCAGCCCCTTGGCGGCGTGCAGCGTCATGATGCTGACCTGTTCGACCGTCTCGCCATCGTCGCGGTCCATGACCAGCGCGACATGTTCAAGAAAGCCTTGCAGGTTCTCGAATTCCTCCAGCGCCTTGACCAGTTCCTTGAGGTTGTCCAGACGGCCCGGCGCATCGGGCGACTTGTCGTTCTGCCACATGGCGGTATAGCCGGATTCGTCCAGTATCCGCTCGGCCAGTTCGACATGGCTGGCGGTGCTGTCGATCGCATCCGCATGCCAGCGCCCGATCGCATTCACGAACAGCCGCAGATTGGCCAGCCCCTTGCCGCCCAGATGGCCGTCCTGCACCACGATCCGCGCGCCTTCCAGCAGCGGCACCCCGTTCTGGCGCGCCACGCCCTGGATGGTTTGCAGGGCCTTGTCGCCAAGGCCGCGTTTCGGGGTGTTCACGATCCGCTCGAACGCCAGATCGTCCGAGGGGCTGACCACCAGCCGGAAATAGGCCATCGCATCGCGGATCTCGGCCCGTTCATAAAAGCGCGGCCCGCCGATCACCCGATAAGGCAGACCGATGGTCATGAAGCGATCCTCGAAGGCGCGCATCTGGTGGGACGCGCGCACAAGGATCGCCATCTGGTCCAGACTGACCTGACCCAGCGCGGCACGGTGGCCGCCCTGAAACGCCTCGATCTCTTCGCCGATCCAGCGGGCCTCGGCCTCGCTGTCCCAGTGCCCGATCAGGCGCACCTTCTCTCCCGGTTCGGCATCGGTCCACAGCGTCTTGCCCAGCCGCCCCTGATTGGCCGAGATCAGCCCCGAAGCCGCCGCCAGAATCTGCGGCGTGGACCGATAGTTCTGTTCCAGCCGGATCACCTGAGCGCCGGGAAAATCCTTTCCGAACCGCAGGATATTGCCCACCTCGGCGCCGCGCCAGCCATAGATCGACTGGTCGTCGTCCCCCACGCAGCAGATATTGCGATGCCCCTGCGCCAGCAGCCGCAGCCACATATACTGCGCGATATTGGTATCCTGATATTCGTCCACCAGGATATAGCGGAACCGTTCCTGCCAGCCGCGCAGCACACCGGGATGCGCCTGAAACAGCGTCACGCAATGCATCAGGAGATCGCCGAAATCGACCGCGTTCAGCGTCAGCAGCCGTTCCTGATAGGCCGCGTAAAGCCGCCCGCCCCAACCGTCGAACGCCCCGGCCTCGCCCTTGGGCAGATTGGCCGGCGTCAGGCAGCGGTTCTTCCAGCCGTCGATCAGATGTGCCAGCTGCCGCGCGGGCCAGCGTTTCTCGTCCAGATTTTCGGCCTGGATCAACTGCTTCATCAGCCGGATCTGGTCGTCGGTATCCAGAATCGTAAAGCCGGGCTTCAGGTGCAACTGGCCGTTGCCGATCAGTTCTGCATGGCGGCGCAGGATCTTGACGC
The Paracoccus alcaliphilus DNA segment above includes these coding regions:
- a CDS encoding UvrD-helicase domain-containing protein; translation: MELMDDSDEFDGVPLSQRAMAARPAPYLDGLNPAQRAAVEVLDGPVLMLAGAGTGKTRALTTRIAHLLMLGRARPGQILSVTFTNKAAREMKDRIGRLLGEAVEGMPWLGTFHSISVKILRRHAELIGNGQLHLKPGFTILDTDDQIRLMKQLIQAENLDEKRWPARQLAHLIDGWKNRCLTPANLPKGEAGAFDGWGGRLYAAYQERLLTLNAVDFGDLLMHCVTLFQAHPGVLRGWQERFRYILVDEYQDTNIAQYMWLRLLAQGHRNICCVGDDDQSIYGWRGAEVGNILRFGKDFPGAQVIRLEQNYRSTPQILAAASGLISANQGRLGKTLWTDAEPGEKVRLIGHWDSEAEARWIGEEIEAFQGGHRAALGQVSLDQMAILVRASHQMRAFEDRFMTIGLPYRVIGGPRFYERAEIRDAMAYFRLVVSPSDDLAFERIVNTPKRGLGDKALQTIQGVARQNGVPLLEGARIVVQDGHLGGKGLANLRLFVNAIGRWHADAIDSTASHVELAERILDESGYTAMWQNDKSPDAPGRLDNLKELVKALEEFENLQGFLEHVALVMDRDDGETVEQVSIMTLHAAKGLEFPVVFLPGWEDGLFPNQRAMDDQGLKGVEEERRLAYVGITRAERLATISFAGNRRLYGQWQSSMPSRFIDELPSEHVEVLTPPGLYGGGYGAAMAFAGANPGDAMYERAARADVYNSPGWKRMQARAAERKGPVHRAPVTIDAIGFSVGDRVVHAKFGEGQVMGIAEDTLTVQFETGFKTIKAGYVQPADAGDVPF